A stretch of Chitinophaga caeni DNA encodes these proteins:
- a CDS encoding BamA/TamA family outer membrane protein, with protein sequence MNRIISLFLLLLFSCITTEAAVATVIPGTTGNKIVVPSSYFIIKKVRINGNKKTRSSIIMRELDFRANDTIYYKDLAATLEISKKRLLNTSLFLNVSLNVKNWDNNYADIVIDVWERWYTIAFPIFKLADRNFNQWWVEQKASLNRVNLGIKGFQDNLTGRNDELGLELQVGYTQKVILSYVLPYIDKNLQHGLGFVVSYSRNREVNDTTILNKQHFFKQDDFLRKQWLVGLQYTYRPAIRSQHRISLNYNYEYVSDSVAKVSPSYLGDGRTEVKYLELAYRFNYIDADSWVYPLKGTAFRAELTKAGLLGVSGLNYFKIRLKGTRYWELDKKFYAAAGARFEAKYGADQPYIAQKGMGYLEDYLRGLEYYVVDGTTLAIAKSTLRYELFNFKIRLPLVPKKFSAVPFRIFAKTYADAGYVYSKFPGDSFLDERFLYTGGFGLDIVSFYDACLRIEYSFNQLGQNGLFLHTKIDM encoded by the coding sequence TTGAACCGTATCATCAGCCTTTTTTTACTGTTATTGTTTAGCTGTATTACTACGGAAGCTGCCGTTGCAACAGTTATTCCAGGTACTACCGGAAACAAAATCGTTGTTCCCAGTAGTTATTTTATTATCAAGAAAGTCAGGATCAATGGTAATAAGAAAACCCGTAGCTCGATTATAATGCGGGAACTCGACTTCCGCGCCAACGATACTATTTATTACAAGGATTTAGCGGCAACCCTCGAAATCAGCAAAAAACGCCTGCTCAATACTTCGCTGTTTTTAAATGTTAGCTTGAATGTAAAAAATTGGGATAACAATTATGCCGATATCGTGATCGATGTTTGGGAACGTTGGTATACCATCGCCTTCCCGATCTTCAAATTGGCAGACAGGAACTTTAACCAGTGGTGGGTAGAACAAAAAGCCAGCCTCAATAGGGTGAACCTGGGAATCAAGGGCTTTCAAGACAATTTAACAGGCCGCAATGATGAATTGGGCCTGGAGCTACAGGTAGGGTATACGCAAAAAGTTATATTGTCTTACGTTTTACCATACATAGATAAGAACCTTCAACATGGTCTCGGTTTCGTCGTGTCTTACAGCCGTAACCGCGAAGTAAATGATACTACCATACTTAACAAGCAACATTTCTTTAAACAAGATGATTTCCTCCGTAAACAATGGTTGGTTGGTTTGCAATACACATACCGCCCCGCGATCCGGTCCCAGCACCGTATTTCATTAAATTATAATTACGAATATGTTAGCGATTCCGTGGCCAAAGTTAGCCCTAGTTACTTGGGCGATGGCCGCACGGAAGTTAAATACCTGGAACTTGCTTACCGATTCAATTATATCGATGCTGATAGTTGGGTTTATCCTCTAAAGGGGACTGCTTTCAGGGCGGAATTAACGAAAGCCGGGTTATTGGGCGTTTCGGGATTAAATTATTTCAAGATCCGCTTGAAAGGAACGCGTTACTGGGAATTGGATAAGAAATTTTACGCGGCTGCCGGCGCCCGCTTCGAAGCAAAATATGGAGCAGATCAGCCTTATATCGCGCAGAAAGGCATGGGGTATTTGGAAGATTATCTACGGGGATTGGAATATTACGTGGTCGATGGAACAACGTTAGCCATCGCTAAATCAACTTTACGTTACGAATTATTCAACTTCAAGATCCGCCTGCCGCTGGTTCCCAAGAAATTCAGCGCGGTGCCATTCAGGATATTTGCCAAGACCTATGCGGATGCCGGTTATGTTTACAGTAAATTTCCCGGCGATAGTTTCCTGGATGAGCGCTTTTTATATACCGGCGGATTCGGCTTAGATATCGTTTCATTTTATGATGCTTGTTTAAGGATCGAGTATAGCTTTAACCAATTAGGTCAAAATGGTTTATTTTTGCACACTAAGATTGACATGTAA
- a CDS encoding CBS domain-containing protein produces MVAKELISALIPVIHPTDSGAQALGLMNEFHLSQLPYVMDGKYVALLEEDDILDWDNPEILFENIPLNAFKPAVNEQAHIFDALKLFYEFKLCLLPVINKEQEYTGVITRENMIATMAQLNAVNEAGGILVLEIEPRDYSLSEIARIAESNDVTLLSVNTFSNPATGKLDVTLKTNRLELQSLVATFERFNYIIKHLFVEETGEDVLRKNYDLLMNYISM; encoded by the coding sequence ATGGTGGCAAAGGAACTTATATCAGCATTAATACCGGTTATACACCCTACGGATTCCGGAGCACAAGCACTGGGTTTGATGAATGAATTCCACCTCTCCCAATTGCCTTATGTTATGGATGGCAAATACGTTGCCCTGTTGGAAGAAGATGATATCCTCGATTGGGATAACCCGGAAATACTCTTCGAGAATATTCCTCTCAATGCTTTTAAACCGGCAGTAAATGAGCAAGCACATATCTTCGATGCGCTCAAGTTATTCTACGAATTTAAACTATGCTTATTACCGGTTATCAATAAAGAGCAAGAATATACCGGGGTAATTACCCGCGAAAACATGATCGCCACCATGGCGCAATTAAATGCAGTGAACGAGGCGGGGGGTATCTTGGTCCTTGAAATTGAACCGAGGGATTACAGCCTCAGCGAGATTGCCAGGATTGCAGAGTCTAACGATGTAACCTTGCTGAGCGTGAATACCTTCTCTAACCCGGCTACCGGCAAGTTGGATGTGACCCTTAAAACAAATAGGCTCGAACTACAATCATTAGTAGCAACTTTCGAACGTTTCAATTATATCATAAAGCATCTTTTCGTCGAAGAAACCGGGGAAGATGTGCTGCGTAAGAATTATGACCTGCTCATGAACTATATTTCCATGTAG
- a CDS encoding alpha/beta fold hydrolase produces the protein MDYEIKTQGKFKFIEEGEGEPLVLLHGLFGALSNFKDLIDYFKQYNRVVVPILPLFDLNILETTVSGLAKYVHKFLESRGYHHVHLLGNSLGGHVALLYILKHPENVKSLILTGSSGLFENGMGETYPKRGDYEYIRKKTELTFYDPAIATKELVDDVFEITSNRLKVIKIIALAKSAIRHNLGEELRDIQAPTCLIWGLNDTITPPMVGEEFKKLIPNSELHFIDKCGHAAMMEVPVEFNKILHGFLDKLAEKQ, from the coding sequence ATGGATTACGAAATTAAAACACAGGGCAAGTTTAAATTTATCGAAGAAGGAGAGGGAGAACCGCTGGTATTATTGCATGGCTTGTTCGGAGCCTTGAGTAATTTCAAGGATCTGATTGACTATTTTAAGCAATATAATAGGGTTGTTGTTCCTATATTGCCTCTGTTTGATTTAAATATCCTGGAAACAACCGTGAGCGGATTGGCAAAATACGTTCACAAATTTTTAGAGAGCCGCGGTTATCACCATGTGCACTTGCTGGGTAACTCCCTGGGCGGCCACGTAGCATTACTGTATATCTTGAAACACCCCGAAAATGTGAAGTCATTGATTTTAACGGGTAGCTCCGGTTTATTTGAAAACGGGATGGGGGAAACATATCCTAAACGCGGCGATTATGAATACATCCGCAAGAAAACGGAACTTACTTTCTATGATCCTGCCATCGCTACGAAAGAATTGGTAGATGACGTGTTTGAAATCACCAGTAACCGCTTAAAGGTAATTAAGATTATTGCCTTGGCTAAATCTGCAATCCGTCATAACCTGGGTGAAGAATTGAGAGATATCCAAGCCCCTACCTGTCTTATCTGGGGGTTGAATGATACGATTACCCCGCCGATGGTTGGAGAAGAGTTTAAAAAATTGATTCCAAATTCTGAACTACATTTTATCGATAAATGCGGCCATGCTGCCATGATGGAAGTTCCCGTAGAGTTTAACAAGATTTTACACGGCTTCCTTGATAAGTTAGCTGAAAAACAATAG
- a CDS encoding CvpA family protein yields the protein MGIDIIFAVIMAFAIYKGYSRGLIVAIFSFLAIILGIAAAMKLGAAVATYLQAQSGMPSRWWPIVAFLVIFIAIAIIIRIGATLLERVVELGLMGWVNKLGGILLYGALYTIVFSVLLWWANQLYWLSPDTKLQSVVYPYIEPIGPFVINSLGKVLPIFRDMFDAIQEFFEQLAHKIPS from the coding sequence ATGGGTATCGACATCATATTTGCGGTCATCATGGCATTTGCCATTTACAAGGGGTATTCCCGGGGATTGATCGTGGCCATATTTTCTTTTTTGGCAATTATACTAGGTATTGCTGCCGCGATGAAGCTGGGTGCAGCGGTTGCCACATACCTGCAAGCCCAATCCGGGATGCCTTCCCGCTGGTGGCCAATTGTAGCCTTCTTGGTCATTTTCATCGCTATTGCGATCATCATCAGGATAGGCGCTACTCTCCTGGAACGGGTCGTGGAACTTGGATTAATGGGTTGGGTTAATAAACTCGGTGGAATACTGCTTTACGGCGCCCTATATACGATCGTTTTCAGCGTACTTTTATGGTGGGCAAACCAGTTGTATTGGTTGTCCCCGGATACTAAATTGCAATCGGTGGTATATCCTTATATAGAACCCATTGGTCCATTTGTAATCAATAGTTTAGGAAAGGTGTTACCTATATTTAGGGATATGTTTGATGCCATTCAAGAATTTTTTGAGCAATTGGCCCACAAAATTCCATCCTGA
- a CDS encoding GatB/YqeY domain-containing protein, protein MSLETTINGAIKTAMLGKQEAELRALRAIKAALLLAKTADGANGELNEADEIKLLQKLAKQRKDSLEIFQQQNREDLAKKEQEELDVIEKFLPKQLDEQELRGIITGIIGKTGASSPADMGKVMGVATKELAGKADGKMISTIVKELLAK, encoded by the coding sequence ATGTCATTAGAAACAACGATAAACGGCGCAATTAAAACAGCCATGCTGGGCAAGCAGGAAGCGGAATTGAGAGCTTTGAGAGCTATTAAAGCCGCCTTGCTACTGGCAAAAACTGCCGATGGTGCAAATGGCGAATTGAATGAAGCAGACGAGATCAAATTATTGCAGAAACTGGCAAAGCAAAGGAAAGATTCCCTGGAAATTTTCCAACAACAAAACAGGGAGGATCTCGCAAAGAAGGAACAGGAAGAGTTGGATGTGATCGAGAAATTCTTACCGAAACAGTTGGATGAACAAGAGTTACGCGGCATCATTACCGGTATAATTGGTAAAACTGGCGCCAGCTCCCCTGCCGATATGGGTAAAGTGATGGGCGTTGCCACCAAAGAGCTGGCCGGTAAAGCAGATGGTAAGATGATCTCTACGATCGTGAAAGAGCTTTTAGCTAAATAA
- the gldC gene encoding gliding motility protein GldC: MGKTSNIEIKVTLDDQRVPEQLEWSAEGAGERMNKAKAMMLAFWDGADKTALRIDLWTKAMMVDEMADFFYQTMMTMADTYNRATPYHDMAEDMRKFAKDFYQKFQEKLKNETQGQQ; this comes from the coding sequence ATGGGAAAAACTTCAAACATCGAGATAAAGGTAACCTTGGATGATCAACGGGTGCCTGAGCAATTGGAATGGAGCGCTGAAGGTGCCGGGGAAAGAATGAACAAAGCCAAGGCTATGATGCTCGCTTTCTGGGACGGCGCCGATAAAACCGCCCTCAGGATTGACCTGTGGACGAAAGCTATGATGGTAGATGAAATGGCTGACTTTTTCTATCAAACCATGATGACGATGGCCGACACCTACAACAGGGCTACTCCTTACCATGATATGGCAGAAGATATGCGCAAGTTCGCCAAGGATTTTTATCAAAAATTCCAGGAGAAACTTAAGAACGAAACGCAAGGTCAACAATAA
- a CDS encoding glycosyltransferase encodes MRIAVIAPHIAEDHIADTGLASTLLLQSLAGQNPANDWNILTDASFQFAAPMPSNLRQSLVKGNTGSGLGRLLQQSLHWPNAMKQYQPDILFCIDFIYPIKAGRKAYLALMYFPGILQSEKAKKHLPLYEGIIVFSGYMKQQVLQAFPAMEGKVTVVAPGVPAGLAPLDWDERQALKQKYANAAEYFVVVSSIHPKNNIIPLLKAFSAFKKRMRSSMKLVIVGSVSAAGAEIMESLKTYRFRDEVKCLQDVTAAELSKIIAGAYAMVHVAGNDGMALPVYIAAATEVPLVVTNGSAAAEIGKNGALRVVPGDINDLAEKIGAIYKDEHLRAKILQQLPTGNNFPSWRDAANNILETLQEG; translated from the coding sequence ATGCGAATCGCCGTTATAGCTCCTCATATTGCTGAAGATCATATTGCCGATACCGGTTTAGCTAGTACATTATTATTGCAATCATTAGCCGGCCAAAATCCCGCAAATGATTGGAATATCCTTACGGATGCCAGCTTTCAATTTGCTGCCCCGATGCCTTCGAACCTGCGGCAAAGCTTGGTGAAAGGAAACACCGGCAGCGGATTAGGTAGGCTGCTACAGCAATCGCTACATTGGCCCAATGCAATGAAGCAATACCAGCCGGACATATTATTTTGTATCGATTTTATCTACCCTATCAAGGCGGGCCGCAAAGCTTACCTGGCATTGATGTACTTCCCAGGTATCCTACAATCTGAAAAGGCGAAGAAGCATTTGCCATTATATGAAGGGATCATTGTTTTCTCGGGATACATGAAACAGCAGGTGTTGCAAGCCTTTCCAGCAATGGAAGGTAAAGTTACGGTGGTTGCGCCGGGCGTACCTGCCGGGTTGGCGCCGCTGGATTGGGATGAGAGACAGGCGCTGAAACAGAAATATGCCAATGCCGCAGAATATTTTGTAGTAGTAAGTAGTATCCATCCTAAAAATAATATTATCCCCTTGTTGAAGGCGTTCTCAGCTTTCAAGAAGCGGATGCGCAGTAGTATGAAGCTAGTGATCGTGGGTAGTGTTAGTGCCGCCGGCGCCGAGATAATGGAATCACTTAAAACATACCGTTTCCGGGATGAAGTGAAGTGCCTCCAAGATGTGACGGCAGCAGAGCTTTCAAAAATTATTGCAGGCGCTTATGCCATGGTTCACGTCGCGGGAAATGACGGCATGGCCTTGCCGGTTTATATTGCCGCCGCTACGGAGGTTCCATTGGTCGTTACAAATGGATCGGCTGCCGCGGAAATCGGGAAGAATGGCGCATTGCGTGTTGTACCGGGCGACATCAACGATTTAGCGGAAAAAATAGGCGCCATATATAAAGATGAACACCTCAGGGCAAAAATATTACAACAGTTGCCTACCGGGAATAATTTCCCTTCCTGGCGAGATGCTGCCAATAACATCCTGGAAACCTTGCAAGAAGGCTAG
- a CDS encoding ABC transporter permease, with translation MSSTSENISSTLLAWRRLRKNKAALVGLFVIGLSFIIGIFAYFIAPDGTPAANRMVLEVSGQKPGFSIDMLALKKERDIEEAGFLQRLLFGQESPDIWIPVKSYRFQNDSIIVEKYVDESLSATQAYPLTRVLYGRQYTKVTDSLALRQQVLKKIHHFTYWLGSDKFGRDILSRLLLGTRVSLGVGCIAVLISLSIGVFLGAIAGYVRGWLDDLVMWFINVIWALPTLLLVFAITLSLGKGFWQVFIAVGLTMWVSVARIIRGQVLSIRELQFVEATRAFGYSHSRIILKHILPNILGPVMVVAASNFATAIVVEAGLSFLGVGVQPPQPSWGLMIKENYNFIITHNPMLALAPGFAIMILVLAFNLLGNGLRDALDVKGKL, from the coding sequence ATGTCCTCGACTTCTGAAAATATATCATCGACCCTGTTGGCTTGGAGAAGGCTAAGGAAGAACAAAGCTGCCCTCGTCGGCTTATTCGTTATCGGGCTAAGCTTCATCATCGGCATATTTGCTTATTTTATTGCGCCGGATGGTACACCGGCGGCCAACCGGATGGTATTGGAAGTTAGCGGTCAGAAGCCCGGTTTTTCCATCGATATGCTGGCCTTAAAAAAAGAAAGGGATATTGAAGAGGCCGGTTTTTTACAGCGGTTACTGTTTGGCCAGGAGTCGCCGGACATTTGGATACCGGTAAAATCATACCGTTTCCAAAATGATTCGATCATCGTCGAAAAATATGTAGATGAAAGTTTATCCGCAACGCAAGCATATCCATTGACACGGGTACTTTACGGAAGGCAATATACCAAGGTGACCGATAGCCTGGCCTTGCGTCAGCAGGTATTGAAAAAGATACATCATTTTACCTATTGGCTAGGTTCCGATAAGTTTGGCCGCGATATATTGAGCCGGCTTTTATTGGGAACAAGGGTTAGCTTGGGCGTCGGCTGCATTGCCGTATTGATATCGCTGTCGATCGGCGTTTTTTTAGGCGCTATCGCCGGTTATGTGCGTGGCTGGTTGGATGACCTGGTAATGTGGTTTATAAATGTTATTTGGGCCTTGCCGACGCTTTTGTTGGTATTCGCGATCACGCTTTCATTGGGTAAAGGTTTTTGGCAAGTATTTATTGCCGTCGGGTTAACGATGTGGGTAAGCGTAGCGAGGATTATCAGGGGACAAGTGCTTTCTATCCGCGAGTTACAATTTGTAGAAGCTACAAGGGCATTCGGGTATAGTCATTCAAGGATTATTCTGAAACATATATTACCGAATATACTGGGCCCTGTAATGGTTGTTGCAGCAAGTAATTTTGCAACGGCTATAGTAGTAGAGGCCGGGTTAAGTTTCCTGGGAGTCGGGGTACAACCTCCCCAACCTTCCTGGGGGCTAATGATCAAGGAGAATTACAATTTTATCATCACCCATAACCCTATGTTGGCCCTAGCGCCGGGTTTCGCAATCATGATATTAGTGCTTGCCTTTAACCTCCTGGGTAATGGCTTGAGGGATGCCCTGGATGTTAAAGGGAAATTATAA
- a CDS encoding terpene synthase family protein, which yields MSMSTIQLPEIYCPFPSKISQFAQQAELHTAEWVKHFGLVNSEKAWKKFHRARFAALSARAFPTADPYELFIAADFNTWLFMLDDQNDEMKFGKVDFLDMIIQIVTNILKGKTMVVPPDGEGLAASFSDLVSRMKKISTPDWDVRFNQSMIDYLEACSWEAENRVQHMVPSVKDYVEKRPYTGALYADIELIEVLEKIYLPDEVRLHPDVQQLALSCNNVVCWANDLFSLAKELKHHDVHNLVIALQHEHQSSLDEAIAKAAVMHDAEVQKFINTSLHLPNFGPALNIELERYIDILRSWMRANLDWSFSDTARYAMNIKETANGKWALSHVEE from the coding sequence ATGTCAATGTCAACAATCCAATTGCCGGAAATCTATTGCCCATTCCCGAGCAAAATCAGTCAATTTGCCCAACAAGCAGAATTACACACGGCAGAATGGGTCAAGCATTTCGGTCTTGTTAATTCTGAAAAAGCTTGGAAGAAGTTCCACCGTGCCCGGTTCGCCGCTCTTTCAGCAAGGGCTTTCCCTACTGCCGATCCCTATGAACTGTTCATCGCCGCCGACTTTAACACCTGGCTTTTTATGCTGGACGATCAAAACGATGAAATGAAGTTCGGCAAGGTTGATTTCCTGGATATGATCATCCAGATTGTCACCAATATTTTGAAAGGTAAAACGATGGTAGTACCGCCGGATGGGGAAGGCTTAGCTGCCAGCTTTAGCGACCTCGTTTCCCGCATGAAAAAAATCAGTACACCGGATTGGGATGTACGTTTTAACCAAAGCATGATCGATTACCTGGAGGCTTGTAGTTGGGAAGCAGAAAACAGGGTACAGCATATGGTTCCAAGCGTAAAAGATTATGTTGAAAAAAGACCTTACACCGGCGCATTATATGCCGACATCGAATTGATCGAAGTGCTGGAAAAAATTTACTTGCCCGATGAAGTCCGTTTACATCCCGATGTGCAACAGTTAGCGCTCAGTTGCAATAACGTGGTATGCTGGGCTAATGATTTATTCTCTTTGGCAAAAGAGTTGAAACATCATGACGTTCACAACCTGGTCATAGCATTACAACATGAACATCAATCCAGCTTGGATGAAGCAATTGCTAAAGCCGCGGTGATGCACGATGCAGAAGTACAAAAATTTATCAACACCAGTTTGCATTTGCCCAACTTCGGACCAGCCTTAAATATAGAGTTGGAAAGATATATCGACATACTACGTTCATGGATGCGGGCCAACCTAGATTGGAGTTTTAGCGACACTGCACGCTATGCTATGAACATCAAGGAAACGGCCAATGGCAAATGGGCACTTTCCCATGTTGAGGAATAA
- a CDS encoding glycosyltransferase, with product MNVLLIITLGLAFLYVVLILTYRYGWVKLPEFHPRQNNYNTTVSIIIPARDEAANIPALLDALQSQTYPASLFEVVVVDDFSTDNTAGLVDLHPMPNKRLIKLSDRLNPDERLNAYKKKAIDLAVQTSKSTLIVTTDADCIMGERWLETIVAYYEEAQPKFIAAPVCFYGEDNFFKCLQSLDFTTMQGITGAMAYLQSGTMCNGANLAYEREAFEEVGGFKGIDMIASGDDMLLMYKIYNAYPKGVLYLKNKDAIVRTLPVDTVKGFMNQRIRWSSKADKYEDKRITRVLALVYFWNLSLLILFIAAIFQPLLWSWLLGLMILKIIVELFFLYPIASFFSQEHLLKWFIAGQPFHILYVISAGWLGKFGSYEWKGRTVQ from the coding sequence ATGAACGTGTTGCTGATTATTACGTTGGGTTTGGCATTTTTGTATGTCGTATTAATTCTTACCTATCGATACGGTTGGGTGAAATTACCGGAATTTCATCCCCGGCAAAACAATTATAATACTACCGTTAGCATCATAATTCCCGCGAGGGATGAAGCGGCCAACATCCCGGCACTGCTGGATGCCTTACAGTCGCAAACATACCCGGCTAGCTTATTCGAAGTGGTGGTTGTAGATGATTTTTCGACGGATAATACTGCCGGTTTAGTGGATCTTCACCCGATGCCAAATAAGCGTTTGATCAAGCTTTCGGATCGACTGAATCCGGATGAAAGGCTGAATGCCTATAAAAAGAAGGCTATCGATCTTGCCGTGCAAACTTCGAAGAGTACCTTGATCGTTACAACGGATGCAGATTGCATTATGGGAGAACGTTGGCTGGAAACGATCGTTGCTTATTATGAAGAAGCCCAGCCCAAATTTATTGCCGCCCCCGTTTGCTTTTACGGGGAGGATAATTTCTTTAAATGCTTGCAATCGTTAGATTTTACAACGATGCAGGGCATTACGGGCGCCATGGCTTACTTACAAAGCGGTACGATGTGCAATGGCGCTAACTTGGCTTATGAGAGGGAAGCTTTCGAAGAGGTTGGCGGCTTCAAAGGGATTGATATGATCGCTTCGGGTGATGATATGTTGTTGATGTATAAAATTTATAATGCTTACCCGAAGGGGGTATTGTATTTAAAAAATAAGGACGCTATCGTACGTACCTTGCCGGTAGATACTGTGAAAGGCTTTATGAATCAAAGGATCAGGTGGTCTTCTAAGGCTGATAAATATGAGGATAAACGTATTACCAGGGTTTTGGCGCTGGTGTATTTTTGGAATTTGAGCCTGTTGATCTTGTTTATTGCCGCCATCTTTCAGCCATTGCTATGGTCATGGTTACTGGGTTTAATGATCCTGAAGATCATCGTTGAATTATTCTTTTTATACCCTATCGCGAGTTTCTTTTCACAAGAACATTTGTTGAAGTGGTTTATTGCAGGGCAACCGTTCCACATCTTGTATGTTATCTCCGCGGGATGGCTCGGTAAGTTCGGAAGTTATGAATGGAAGGGCCGCACCGTGCAATAA
- a CDS encoding alpha/beta fold hydrolase — METLFLDHMASKIHVARFGQGSRLLICFHGFGESARHFSEFASALGDVFTLLAIDLPLHGKTVWREERPLEKSDLALWIGQLLTRFRFEKFSLFGYSMGGRISLCVVELMADQIDQLFLAAADGLKNNPWHMIATQTKLGNKVFKYNTYHPAFFFRLLTRLRKWKLLNESVYKFVLLNMNDLQKREQVYKVWTILRHMMPRKKRCKRLLASHHIQTFLFFGKYDRVIPPILGRKFADGSFPCQVIVLDKGHQLVDHELGIILKQYL; from the coding sequence ATGGAAACTTTATTCTTGGATCATATGGCAAGCAAAATACATGTGGCCCGGTTCGGACAAGGATCGCGGCTGTTGATTTGCTTTCATGGATTCGGGGAAAGTGCCAGGCATTTTAGCGAGTTTGCAAGCGCTTTGGGTGATGTATTTACACTCTTGGCCATCGATCTGCCTTTACATGGGAAAACGGTTTGGCGGGAAGAAAGGCCCCTTGAAAAAAGTGACCTGGCCCTATGGATCGGGCAATTGTTAACCAGGTTTCGATTTGAAAAATTTTCACTTTTCGGATATAGCATGGGCGGGAGAATATCTCTTTGCGTCGTAGAATTGATGGCAGATCAAATCGACCAACTCTTCCTTGCTGCTGCCGATGGCCTCAAGAATAACCCCTGGCATATGATCGCTACCCAAACCAAGCTGGGAAATAAAGTGTTTAAATACAATACTTATCACCCCGCTTTTTTCTTCCGGCTTCTTACACGGTTGCGGAAATGGAAACTGCTCAACGAAAGTGTCTATAAATTTGTTTTATTAAATATGAATGATCTGCAAAAGCGGGAACAAGTCTATAAAGTATGGACGATTCTTAGGCATATGATGCCGCGAAAAAAGAGATGTAAACGCTTGCTGGCTAGCCATCATATTCAAACATTCCTGTTTTTTGGTAAATACGACCGGGTAATACCTCCTATTCTTGGCAGAAAATTTGCTGATGGGAGTTTTCCTTGCCAGGTGATTGTCTTAGATAAAGGGCACCAGTTGGTGGATCATGAGCTGGGTATTATCTTAAAGCAATATTTATAA